A genomic window from Cupriavidus metallidurans CH34 includes:
- the nudB gene encoding dihydroneopterin triphosphate diphosphatase gives MRYKIPESVLVVIHTPDLQVLLIERADRPGYWQSVTGSLDAEDEPLPMTAAREVAEETGLIASRYSLTDWQHTIDYEIYPQWRHRYAPGITRNTEHWFGLCVPAPMPVTLAPREHLRFEWLPWQAAAARCFSSSNAEAVRQLAWRVAGGQGAGLDVTNGAAAP, from the coding sequence ATGCGCTACAAGATTCCCGAATCGGTACTGGTCGTGATCCACACACCAGACCTGCAAGTCCTCCTGATCGAGCGCGCCGACCGGCCCGGCTATTGGCAGTCGGTGACCGGCAGCCTCGATGCCGAGGACGAGCCGCTACCCATGACCGCCGCGCGCGAGGTGGCCGAGGAAACCGGACTTATCGCCAGCCGCTATTCGCTGACCGACTGGCAACACACCATCGACTACGAGATCTATCCGCAATGGCGCCACCGCTATGCGCCGGGCATCACTCGCAATACCGAGCACTGGTTCGGGTTGTGCGTACCCGCGCCGATGCCGGTGACGCTGGCGCCGCGTGAGCACCTGCGCTTCGAATGGCTGCCCTGGCAGGCGGCCGCGGCGCGTTGCTTCTCCAGCAGCAATGCCGAAGCAGTGCGCCAGCTTGCCTGGCGCGTGGCAGGCGGTCAGGGCGCCGGGCTCGACGTCACGAACGGAGCCGCCGCACCATGA
- the ubiB gene encoding ubiquinone biosynthesis regulatory protein kinase UbiB gives MTRLLRLCKILFVILYYGLDELVLSGFKNRRIKFLVRVITIGRKLDQPRGERLRMALTALGPIFVKFGQVLSTRRDLMPPDIADELAKLQDQVPPFESAVAVKIIEKSLGRRLTELFETFEHEPVASASIAQVHFATLRGGPSHGREVAVKVLRPGMLPVIDSDLALMRDMATWLERVWVDGRRLKPREVVAEFDKYLHDELDLMIEAANASQLRRNFAESDLLCVPEVFWDWCTSSVFTMERMHGIPISRTESLKAAGVDMHKLAEEGVEIFFTQVFRDGFFHADMHPGNILVSVRPETFGRYIALDFGIVGALSEFDKNYLAQNFIAFFRRDYHRVALLHVESGWVPPETRVEELESAVRACCEPYFDKPLREISLGMVLMRLFQTSRRFNVEIQPQLVLLQKTLLNIEGLGRQLDPDLDLWKTAKPFLERWMYEQVGWQGAWERIKIEAPQWAKMLPDFPRLAHQFLERRALQNNEGQERLLTQLVAEQRRTNRRLSTALLLMGGFLAGIVIVQALAWAGYW, from the coding sequence ATGACCCGCCTGCTGCGTCTCTGCAAGATACTGTTTGTCATCCTGTACTACGGGCTCGATGAACTCGTGCTGTCCGGCTTCAAGAACCGGCGCATCAAGTTCCTCGTCCGAGTCATCACCATCGGCCGCAAGCTCGATCAGCCGCGCGGCGAACGCCTGCGTATGGCGCTGACTGCGCTGGGCCCGATCTTCGTCAAGTTCGGCCAGGTGCTGTCCACGCGCCGTGACCTGATGCCGCCCGATATCGCCGACGAACTGGCCAAGCTGCAGGACCAGGTGCCGCCGTTCGAGTCAGCGGTGGCGGTGAAGATCATCGAGAAATCGCTGGGCCGCCGGCTGACGGAACTGTTCGAGACATTCGAGCACGAGCCCGTGGCCAGCGCGTCGATCGCCCAGGTTCACTTCGCCACGCTGCGCGGCGGTCCGAGCCATGGCCGCGAGGTGGCCGTGAAGGTGCTGCGTCCGGGCATGTTGCCGGTAATCGATAGCGACCTGGCGCTGATGCGCGACATGGCCACGTGGCTCGAGCGCGTCTGGGTGGACGGTCGCCGGCTCAAGCCCCGCGAGGTGGTGGCGGAGTTCGACAAGTACCTGCACGACGAACTCGACCTGATGATCGAGGCCGCCAATGCCAGCCAGTTGCGCCGCAACTTTGCCGAAAGCGACCTGCTTTGCGTGCCCGAGGTGTTCTGGGACTGGTGCACGAGCAGCGTCTTCACGATGGAGCGGATGCATGGCATTCCGATCTCCCGCACCGAATCGCTGAAGGCGGCGGGCGTCGACATGCACAAGCTGGCCGAAGAGGGCGTCGAGATCTTCTTCACGCAGGTGTTCCGCGACGGGTTCTTCCACGCGGACATGCACCCCGGCAACATCCTGGTGTCGGTCAGACCCGAGACGTTCGGCCGGTATATCGCGCTGGACTTCGGCATCGTCGGCGCGCTGTCCGAGTTCGACAAAAACTACCTGGCGCAGAACTTCATCGCGTTTTTCCGCCGCGACTACCATCGTGTGGCGCTCCTGCACGTGGAGTCGGGCTGGGTGCCGCCGGAGACCCGGGTCGAGGAACTCGAATCCGCCGTGCGTGCCTGCTGCGAACCGTACTTCGACAAACCGCTGCGCGAGATTTCGCTCGGCATGGTGCTGATGCGGTTGTTCCAGACCTCGCGCCGCTTCAACGTCGAGATCCAGCCGCAACTTGTGCTGCTGCAGAAGACGCTGCTCAATATCGAAGGCCTGGGCCGCCAGCTTGACCCGGACCTCGACCTCTGGAAGACCGCCAAGCCCTTCCTGGAACGCTGGATGTACGAGCAGGTGGGCTGGCAGGGCGCCTGGGAGCGGATCAAGATCGAGGCGCCGCAATGGGCGAAGATGTTGCCCGACTTTCCCCGGCTGGCCCACCAGTTCCTGGAGCGCCGCGCGCTGCAGAACAACGAAGGGCAGGAGCGTCTGCTTACCCAACTGGTGGCCGAGCAGCGCCGCACGAACCGCCGGCTGTCCACGGCCCTGCTGCTGATGGGCGGGTTCCTGGCCGGCATCGTGATCGTCCAGGCACTGGCCTGGGCGGGATACTGGTAG
- a CDS encoding DUF502 domain-containing protein: protein MVTKKTSALKTWFLTGLLVLVPLGITLWVLNAVISTMDQSMALLPLAWQPENLFGLRIPGLGAILTLLFILVVGVLAHNFIGQRLVKWWEALLRHIPVVGPIYTSVKQVSDTLLSSSGNAFRKALLVQYPREGSWTIAFLTGRPGGDVQNHLQGDYVSVYVPTTPNPTSGFFLMMPRADTIELDMTVDAALKYIVSMGVVAPADLPRKSGADTRPAHGAVADADADDAVADTHTN from the coding sequence GTGGTCACCAAGAAAACCTCCGCCTTGAAGACCTGGTTCCTGACCGGGCTGCTCGTGCTGGTGCCGCTGGGCATCACCCTGTGGGTGCTCAACGCCGTCATCAGCACGATGGATCAGAGCATGGCGCTGCTGCCGCTGGCATGGCAGCCCGAAAATCTGTTCGGGCTCCGCATTCCGGGCTTGGGCGCCATCCTGACGCTGCTGTTCATCCTGGTGGTGGGCGTGCTGGCCCATAACTTCATCGGCCAGCGGCTGGTGAAGTGGTGGGAAGCGCTGCTCCGTCATATCCCCGTGGTCGGTCCGATCTATACCAGCGTCAAGCAGGTCTCGGACACGCTGCTGTCGTCGTCGGGCAACGCGTTCCGCAAGGCGCTGCTGGTGCAGTACCCGCGCGAGGGATCGTGGACCATCGCGTTCCTGACCGGCCGGCCCGGCGGTGACGTGCAGAATCACCTGCAGGGCGATTACGTCAGCGTCTACGTGCCGACCACGCCGAACCCGACCTCGGGCTTCTTCCTGATGATGCCCAGGGCCGATACGATCGAACTCGACATGACCGTCGACGCCGCGCTGAAGTACATCGTGTCGATGGGCGTCGTGGCCCCGGCGGACCTGCCGCGCAAGTCCGGTGCCGACACGCGCCCGGCGCATGGCGCAGTGGCCGATGCCGATGCCGACGACGCCGTAGCCGATACTCATACCAATTGA
- the mobB gene encoding molybdopterin-guanine dinucleotide biosynthesis protein B: protein MKVFGIAGSSGSGKSTLLDQLIPRFVADGLRVAGIKHTHHGFDPDTPGKDSWRMREGGCQNVVLVGARHLTLMRHYPEEKPSPEIGEALSVLPPDTDLVMVEGYKWSDFPKLEIYRPANGKAPLWTDVPGVVAVATDVPEEVSRQTTLPVLNLSDVDAIYAWIRGYLDR from the coding sequence GTGAAGGTATTCGGTATCGCCGGCTCGTCGGGCAGCGGCAAGAGCACGCTACTGGACCAGTTGATCCCCCGTTTCGTAGCCGATGGCCTACGCGTCGCGGGCATCAAGCACACTCACCACGGGTTCGACCCAGACACGCCGGGCAAGGATTCATGGCGGATGCGCGAGGGCGGCTGCCAGAACGTGGTGCTTGTGGGCGCCCGTCACCTGACGTTGATGCGGCACTACCCCGAAGAAAAGCCGTCGCCCGAGATCGGCGAGGCATTGTCGGTACTGCCGCCTGACACCGACTTGGTGATGGTGGAAGGCTACAAGTGGAGCGATTTCCCGAAGCTGGAAATCTATCGCCCTGCCAACGGCAAGGCGCCGCTATGGACGGATGTGCCGGGTGTGGTCGCGGTGGCGACCGACGTCCCGGAAGAGGTCTCCCGACAGACGACCCTGCCCGTTCTGAACCTCTCGGATGTCGACGCGATCTACGCGTGGATCCGCGGTTATCTCGATCGCTGA
- a CDS encoding high affinity choline transporter 1, with amino-acid sequence MLIWFVIIYWIISVGIGLWAALRVKGTADFAVAGRSLPFYIVTATVFATWFGSETVLGIPAVFLKEGLSGVVSDPFGSSLCLILVGLFFARPLYRMNLLTIGDYYHNRYGRLAEVLTTLCIVVSYLGWVAAQIKALGLVFYTVSDGALSQDAGMMIGAASVLVYTLFGGMWSVAVTDFIQMIIIVIGMLYIGYEVSGQAGGVTAVVSHAAAAGKFEFLPSLDLVQIIGFAAALFTMMLGSIPQQDVFQRVTSSRTEQIAGRASVLGGVLYFFFAFIPMFLAYSATLIDPAMVEKYINSDSQLILPQLILTHAPMFAQVMFFGALLSAIKSCASATLLAPSVTFAENILRPYFRHLADKQFLRVMQVVVLVFTSLVTLFALNSHLSIFHMVENAYKVTLVSSFVPLAFGMFWKPATRQGGLAAILLGLASWLTCEIAFADATVPPQMVGLLFSISGMVFGSLLPQWISDRPPVREVHIA; translated from the coding sequence ATGCTGATCTGGTTCGTCATCATCTATTGGATCATCTCGGTCGGTATCGGCCTGTGGGCGGCGCTTCGCGTCAAGGGAACCGCCGACTTCGCCGTGGCCGGCCGCAGCCTGCCGTTCTATATCGTCACCGCCACGGTCTTTGCCACCTGGTTTGGCTCTGAAACCGTGCTCGGCATCCCGGCCGTGTTCCTCAAGGAAGGCCTGTCCGGGGTGGTTTCGGATCCCTTCGGTTCCTCGCTCTGCCTGATCCTGGTTGGCCTGTTCTTCGCCCGGCCGCTGTACCGGATGAACCTGCTGACGATCGGCGACTACTATCACAACCGCTATGGCCGGCTGGCCGAAGTGCTGACCACGCTATGTATCGTGGTCTCGTATCTGGGCTGGGTGGCTGCGCAGATCAAGGCGCTGGGGCTGGTGTTCTATACGGTGTCGGACGGCGCGCTGTCCCAGGATGCCGGGATGATGATCGGCGCGGCCAGCGTGCTGGTCTATACGCTGTTCGGCGGCATGTGGTCGGTGGCCGTGACCGACTTCATCCAGATGATCATCATCGTGATCGGCATGCTCTATATCGGTTACGAAGTCAGCGGCCAGGCGGGTGGCGTGACGGCCGTGGTGTCACACGCGGCGGCGGCCGGCAAGTTCGAGTTCCTGCCGTCGCTGGACCTGGTGCAGATCATCGGGTTTGCCGCGGCGCTGTTCACGATGATGCTCGGCTCGATTCCCCAGCAGGACGTGTTCCAGCGGGTCACCTCCTCGCGCACCGAGCAGATCGCCGGTCGTGCGTCGGTGCTGGGTGGTGTGCTGTATTTTTTCTTCGCCTTCATTCCGATGTTCCTGGCCTATTCGGCCACACTGATCGACCCGGCGATGGTCGAGAAGTACATCAACTCGGATTCGCAACTGATTCTTCCGCAGCTGATCCTGACGCACGCGCCGATGTTCGCCCAGGTGATGTTCTTCGGTGCGCTGCTTTCCGCCATCAAGAGCTGCGCCTCGGCCACGCTGCTGGCGCCGTCGGTAACCTTCGCCGAGAACATCCTGCGCCCGTACTTCCGCCATCTCGCGGACAAGCAGTTCCTGCGCGTGATGCAGGTGGTGGTGCTCGTCTTCACGTCGCTGGTCACGCTGTTCGCGCTGAACTCGCACCTGTCGATCTTCCACATGGTCGAGAACGCCTACAAGGTGACGCTGGTGTCGTCGTTCGTGCCGCTGGCCTTCGGCATGTTCTGGAAGCCGGCCACCCGCCAGGGCGGTCTGGCCGCGATCCTGCTTGGCCTGGCCTCGTGGCTGACCTGCGAGATCGCCTTTGCCGATGCCACGGTGCCACCGCAAATGGTAGGGTTGCTGTTCTCGATCAGCGGGATGGTATTCGGGTCGCTGCTGCCTCAATGGATCAGCGATCGGCCGCCCGTTCGTGAAGTGCATATTGCATAA
- the ubiE gene encoding bifunctional demethylmenaquinone methyltransferase/2-methoxy-6-polyprenyl-1,4-benzoquinol methylase UbiE yields the protein MSETHFGFEKVDESEKAGKVAGVFHSVASKYDVMNDLMSGGMHRLWKVFTIAQANVRPGQKVLDIAGGTGDLAKAFAKQAGPTGEVWLTDINESMLRVGRDRLLNKGVVTPVALCDAERIPFPDNYFDLVTVAFGLRNMTHKDAALAEMRRVIKPGGKVMVLEFSKVWKPLEKFYDVYSFKVLPWLGERVAGDAPSYRYLAESIRMHPDQGSLVRMMEQVGLEQVEYFNLTAGVVALHVGRKY from the coding sequence ATGAGCGAAACCCACTTCGGTTTCGAGAAGGTCGACGAATCTGAAAAAGCCGGCAAGGTTGCTGGCGTTTTCCATTCGGTGGCAAGCAAGTACGACGTGATGAACGACCTGATGTCCGGTGGGATGCACCGGCTCTGGAAGGTGTTCACCATCGCCCAGGCCAATGTGCGCCCGGGCCAGAAAGTGCTCGACATTGCCGGCGGCACCGGCGATCTGGCAAAGGCCTTCGCGAAGCAGGCCGGCCCCACCGGCGAAGTCTGGCTGACCGACATCAACGAGTCGATGCTGCGCGTCGGCCGTGATCGCCTGCTCAACAAGGGCGTCGTGACGCCGGTGGCGCTGTGCGATGCCGAGAGGATCCCGTTTCCGGACAACTACTTCGACCTCGTCACGGTAGCGTTCGGCTTGCGGAACATGACCCACAAGGACGCCGCGCTGGCCGAGATGCGCCGGGTGATCAAGCCGGGCGGCAAGGTCATGGTGCTCGAGTTCTCGAAGGTCTGGAAACCGCTCGAGAAGTTCTACGATGTCTATTCCTTCAAGGTTCTGCCGTGGCTTGGCGAGCGCGTGGCGGGGGATGCCCCTAGCTACCGTTATCTGGCCGAATCGATCAGAATGCATCCAGACCAGGGCTCACTTGTACGCATGATGGAACAAGTTGGGCTCGAACAGGTCGAATACTTCAATCTGACGGCCGGAGTAGTGGCGCTCCACGTCGGGAGAAAGTATTAA
- a CDS encoding endonuclease/exonuclease/phosphatase family protein codes for MKLRVVTYNIHKGVKGFTGKPRIQSVRTGLQSMDADIVFLQEVQDRNDRLIAAELFDPDHTQLNYLATDAYPHSVYGRNAVYDHGHHGNAILSRHPILMSENLDISDHRFEQRGLLHAVADINGVEAHLICVHFGLFAGSRVRQTTALVERVRSVVPADAPLVIAGDFNDWNHKLDSKICNTLNAVESANAKNGRIHTFPSHMPWWQLDRIYARGFEFERTQALTGREWAQRSDHVPLMAELARRVAIPEV; via the coding sequence ATGAAGTTGCGCGTTGTCACCTACAACATTCACAAGGGTGTAAAGGGATTCACCGGCAAGCCACGAATCCAGAGCGTGCGAACCGGCCTGCAGTCGATGGACGCGGATATTGTGTTCCTGCAGGAAGTGCAGGACCGCAATGATCGCCTGATCGCGGCCGAGTTGTTCGACCCCGATCACACCCAGCTCAACTACCTGGCGACGGATGCCTATCCGCATTCGGTCTATGGCCGCAATGCAGTGTATGACCATGGCCATCATGGCAATGCAATCCTGTCGCGCCATCCGATCCTGATGTCGGAAAACCTCGATATCTCCGATCACCGCTTCGAGCAGCGCGGGCTGTTGCACGCGGTGGCCGATATCAACGGCGTCGAGGCACACCTGATCTGCGTGCACTTCGGCCTGTTCGCGGGTAGCCGCGTGCGTCAGACCACCGCGCTGGTGGAGCGCGTGCGTAGCGTGGTGCCGGCCGATGCGCCGCTGGTGATCGCGGGCGACTTCAACGACTGGAACCACAAGCTCGACTCGAAGATCTGCAACACGCTCAATGCCGTGGAGTCGGCGAATGCGAAGAACGGACGCATCCATACGTTCCCGAGCCATATGCCATGGTGGCAGCTCGACCGTATCTACGCGCGGGGCTTCGAGTTCGAGCGCACGCAAGCGCTGACCGGCCGCGAATGGGCGCAGCGCTCGGACCATGTCCCGCTGATGGCGGAACTGGCCCGGCGGGTGGCAATTCCGGAGGTCTGA
- a CDS encoding Tim44 domain-containing protein: MSSFRGKFLAMSLIATLALGAALDANAKRLGGSRSIGKQSSGVTQQRQQAPAQQNTPPAQQPAQAAPATAGAAGAAGGAAAAAAPKRNWGGMLGGLAAGLGIGYLLSHFGLGGAAASILSNVILFGVIALIAMWLIRKFRGGSARTQQPSYAGMGGNGSNYGGPSHAEPTLRTAEPVGNGGAASNPVMGGAAAAATAAAVQQPWGVPADFDTESFLRNAKVHYVRLQAAWDAGNQDDIREFTTPEMFAEIKMDLSERGSEVNKTDVVTLDAQLLGIESTPAQHIASVRFSGMIREKAGEPAQPFGEVWNLAKATSGNGGWLLAGIQQES, from the coding sequence ATGTCATCTTTTCGCGGAAAATTCCTGGCCATGTCGCTCATCGCGACACTGGCTCTCGGGGCAGCGCTCGACGCCAATGCCAAGCGTCTGGGCGGATCGCGCAGTATCGGCAAGCAGTCGTCGGGCGTGACGCAGCAGCGCCAGCAGGCGCCGGCGCAGCAAAACACGCCGCCGGCCCAGCAACCGGCGCAGGCGGCACCGGCTACGGCGGGTGCGGCAGGTGCGGCAGGTGGCGCGGCCGCCGCGGCAGCGCCCAAGCGTAACTGGGGTGGGATGCTGGGTGGTCTGGCAGCCGGCCTCGGCATCGGCTACCTGCTTTCGCACTTCGGCCTGGGCGGCGCGGCCGCCAGCATCCTGTCCAACGTGATCCTGTTCGGCGTGATTGCGCTGATCGCAATGTGGCTGATCCGCAAGTTCCGCGGTGGCTCGGCTCGCACGCAGCAGCCTTCGTACGCCGGCATGGGCGGCAATGGGTCGAATTACGGTGGTCCGTCGCATGCCGAACCGACGCTGCGCACGGCCGAGCCTGTTGGCAATGGCGGCGCCGCCAGCAATCCGGTCATGGGTGGCGCGGCAGCAGCCGCAACCGCGGCGGCTGTCCAGCAGCCGTGGGGCGTGCCGGCGGATTTCGACACCGAGTCCTTCCTGCGTAACGCCAAGGTTCACTATGTGCGTCTGCAGGCTGCTTGGGATGCGGGCAATCAGGACGACATCCGCGAATTCACCACGCCGGAAATGTTTGCCGAGATCAAGATGGACCTGTCCGAGCGCGGCAGCGAGGTCAACAAGACCGACGTCGTGACGCTGGACGCCCAGTTGCTCGGTATCGAGTCGACCCCGGCCCAGCACATCGCCAGCGTGCGTTTCTCGGGCATGATCCGCGAGAAGGCAGGCGAACCGGCTCAGCCGTTCGGTGAGGTCTGGAACCTGGCAAAGGCGACGTCGGGCAACGGTGGCTGGCTGCTCGCCGGCATCCAGCAGGAATCCTGA
- a CDS encoding FmdB family zinc ribbon protein codes for MPIYAYRCDACGYGRDVLQKMSDAPLTDCPSCGAAGTYKKQLTAAGFQLKGSGWYVTDFRGGSGGTSAPATSGNATAPAAPAASAESSTASTTSAAPAAGGCGDSCACH; via the coding sequence ATGCCGATCTATGCCTACCGTTGCGACGCCTGCGGATACGGGCGCGATGTGCTGCAGAAGATGAGCGATGCCCCGCTCACGGACTGCCCATCCTGCGGCGCCGCCGGAACCTACAAGAAGCAGCTGACCGCCGCCGGCTTCCAGCTCAAGGGATCTGGCTGGTACGTCACGGACTTCCGCGGTGGCAGCGGCGGCACCAGTGCCCCGGCCACCTCGGGCAACGCCACCGCGCCTGCCGCCCCGGCAGCATCCGCCGAATCGTCTACCGCATCGACAACTTCCGCGGCTCCGGCCGCCGGTGGATGCGGCGATTCGTGCGCCTGCCACTGA
- a CDS encoding ubiquinone biosynthesis accessory factor UbiJ, which translates to MNALPTPLAAPIVAALNHLIEQEPWACSLLTPFAGRVIRFDASAFALSLKVTEQGGIDQAPEAEAAAVTLIVPLQQWPLVVADVAEGGQAAAMRHVRIDGDAELANVVSTLARNLRWDAAEDLSRALRGVMGGPVSDSVAQRVVEGARQVHESATRAGRALLDNVTEYLLDEQPTLVRHAALEGFGDDLARLRDDLARLEKRLERLERAPGAGSPDALPSAHR; encoded by the coding sequence ATGAACGCATTGCCGACCCCGCTGGCCGCACCGATCGTTGCCGCGCTGAATCACCTGATCGAACAGGAGCCGTGGGCTTGCAGCCTGCTCACGCCGTTTGCCGGACGCGTGATCCGGTTCGACGCGTCAGCGTTCGCGCTGTCGCTCAAGGTCACGGAGCAGGGCGGCATCGACCAGGCACCCGAGGCCGAGGCGGCCGCCGTCACGCTGATCGTGCCGTTGCAGCAGTGGCCGCTGGTCGTGGCCGATGTTGCCGAAGGCGGTCAGGCAGCCGCGATGCGTCACGTGCGCATCGACGGTGACGCGGAACTGGCCAATGTGGTGTCGACGCTCGCACGCAACCTGCGTTGGGATGCGGCCGAGGATCTGTCCCGCGCGCTGCGTGGCGTGATGGGCGGGCCGGTCAGCGACAGCGTGGCGCAGCGCGTGGTGGAAGGCGCGCGTCAGGTGCACGAAAGCGCGACGCGAGCCGGCCGCGCCCTGCTCGACAATGTCACCGAGTACCTGCTGGATGAACAGCCGACGCTGGTACGGCACGCAGCGCTGGAGGGCTTCGGCGACGACCTGGCGCGGCTGCGCGACGATCTGGCCCGCCTGGAAAAACGGCTCGAACGGCTGGAGCGTGCTCCGGGCGCGGGCTCCCCGGATGCCTTACCCTCGGCCCATCGCTGA
- a CDS encoding gamma-butyrobetaine hydroxylase family protein, giving the protein MAGLEKDTPHPTALTVHTQSRVLEIGFDNGNTWRLPFELLRVYSPSAEVQGHGPGQETLQTGKRDVGIAAVEPVGNYAIQIRFDDGHDTGIYSWELLYRLGDQQEALWADYLKRLADAGLDRDAPMAAAGGHACGHHH; this is encoded by the coding sequence ATGGCTGGCCTCGAAAAAGACACCCCTCATCCCACCGCGCTGACCGTGCATACGCAGTCGCGTGTGCTCGAAATCGGCTTCGACAATGGCAATACCTGGCGGCTGCCGTTCGAGTTGCTCCGCGTATACTCCCCGTCCGCCGAGGTCCAGGGTCATGGCCCGGGACAGGAAACGCTGCAGACCGGCAAGCGCGACGTCGGCATTGCCGCCGTGGAGCCGGTGGGAAACTACGCCATCCAGATCCGGTTCGACGATGGCCACGACACCGGCATCTATTCGTGGGAGTTGCTGTACCGGCTGGGCGACCAGCAGGAAGCGCTCTGGGCCGATTACCTGAAGCGTCTGGCAGACGCGGGGCTGGATCGCGATGCGCCCATGGCGGCCGCCGGCGGCCATGCATGTGGTCATCACCATTGA
- the aspS gene encoding aspartate--tRNA ligase, whose protein sequence is MSSMRTHYCGLVTEQLIGQEVALTGWVQRRRDHGGVIFIDLRDREGLVQVVCDPDRPEMFKAAEEIRNEFCIRITGKVRPRPAGTENANLTSGKIEVLCHELTVLNPSVTPPFQLDDDNLSETTRLTHRVLDLRRPQMQYNLRLRYKVAMEVRKYLDAQGFIDIETPMLGKSTPEGARDYLVPSRVNPGHFFALPQSPQIFKQMLMVSGFDRYYQITKCFRDEDLRADRQPEFTQIDCETSFLTEQEIRDLFEDMMRTVFKNAIDVDLDAKFPVMEFREAMARFGSDKPDLRVKLEFTELTEVMKDVDFKVFSGPANSDNGRVVGLRVPGGGAISRGEIDAYTQFVAIYGAKGLAWIKVNEVAKGRDGLQSPIVKNLHDAAIAEILKRTGAQDGDIIFFGADKAKIVNDAIGALRLKVGHSEFGKSTGLFEDTWKPLWVIDFPMFEYDEEDARWVAMHHPFTSPKDEHLQYLETDPGKCIAKAYDMVLNGWEMGGGSVRIYREDVQSKVFRALKINDEEARAKFGYLLDALQYGAPPHGGLAFGLDRIVTMMAGADSIRDVIAFPKTQRAQDLLTQAPSTVDEKQLRELHIRLRAQEPKTTA, encoded by the coding sequence ATGTCCTCCATGCGTACTCACTACTGCGGTCTGGTGACCGAACAACTGATCGGCCAGGAAGTGGCCCTGACCGGCTGGGTGCAGCGCCGCCGCGATCACGGTGGCGTGATCTTCATCGACCTGCGCGATCGCGAGGGCCTGGTGCAGGTGGTGTGCGACCCGGATCGTCCGGAGATGTTCAAGGCCGCGGAAGAAATCCGCAACGAGTTCTGCATCCGCATCACCGGCAAGGTGCGCCCGCGTCCGGCCGGCACCGAGAACGCCAACCTGACCTCGGGCAAGATCGAGGTGCTGTGCCATGAGCTGACCGTGCTGAACCCGTCGGTCACGCCTCCGTTCCAGCTCGATGACGACAACCTGTCGGAAACCACCCGCCTGACGCACCGCGTGCTGGATCTGCGCCGTCCGCAGATGCAATACAACCTGCGCCTGCGCTACAAGGTGGCGATGGAAGTGCGCAAGTACCTGGACGCACAGGGCTTCATCGACATCGAGACGCCGATGCTCGGCAAGAGCACGCCCGAAGGCGCCCGCGACTATCTCGTGCCGTCGCGCGTGAACCCGGGTCACTTCTTCGCGCTGCCGCAGTCGCCGCAGATCTTCAAGCAGATGCTGATGGTCTCGGGCTTCGACCGTTACTACCAGATCACCAAGTGCTTCCGTGACGAGGACCTGCGCGCCGACCGCCAGCCCGAATTCACGCAGATCGACTGCGAAACGTCGTTCCTGACCGAACAGGAAATCCGTGACCTGTTCGAGGACATGATGCGCACCGTGTTCAAGAACGCGATCGACGTGGACCTGGACGCCAAGTTCCCGGTGATGGAGTTCCGCGAGGCGATGGCCCGCTTCGGCTCGGACAAGCCGGACCTGCGCGTCAAGCTCGAATTCACCGAACTGACCGAGGTGATGAAGGACGTCGACTTCAAGGTGTTCTCGGGCCCGGCCAACAGCGACAACGGTCGCGTGGTCGGCCTGCGCGTGCCGGGTGGCGGCGCGATCTCGCGTGGCGAAATCGATGCCTACACGCAGTTCGTGGCGATCTATGGCGCCAAGGGCCTGGCGTGGATCAAGGTCAATGAAGTGGCCAAGGGCCGCGACGGCCTGCAATCGCCGATCGTGAAGAACCTGCATGACGCCGCGATTGCCGAGATCCTGAAGCGCACTGGCGCCCAGGACGGCGACATCATCTTCTTCGGCGCCGACAAGGCCAAGATCGTCAACGACGCGATCGGCGCGCTGCGCCTGAAGGTCGGCCATTCGGAGTTCGGCAAGAGCACGGGCCTGTTCGAAGACACCTGGAAGCCGCTGTGGGTGATCGACTTCCCGATGTTCGAGTACGACGAGGAAGATGCCCGCTGGGTGGCCATGCACCACCCGTTCACGAGCCCGAAGGACGAGCACCTGCAGTACCTGGAAACCGATCCGGGCAAGTGCATCGCCAAGGCCTACGACATGGTGCTGAACGGCTGGGAAATGGGCGGCGGCTCGGTGCGTATCTACCGCGAGGACGTGCAGAGCAAGGTGTTCCGCGCCCTGAAGATCAACGACGAGGAAGCTCGCGCCAAGTTCGGTTACCTGCTCGACGCGCTGCAGTACGGCGCGCCGCCGCACGGTGGCCTGGCCTTCGGCCTGGACCGTATCGTGACGATGATGGCCGGCGCTGACTCGATCCGTGACGTGATCGCGTTCCCGAAGACGCAACGTGCGCAGGATCTGCTGACGCAGGCCCCGAGCACGGTCGACGAGAAGCAGTTGCGAGAACTGCACATTCGTCTGCGTGCCCAGGAGCCGAAGACCACGGCCTGA